Proteins encoded by one window of Candidatus Stoquefichus sp. SB1:
- a CDS encoding RNA polymerase sigma factor translates to MKEKYYIKRIQKGDHRALDEFIEILYPQVYAFIDRKVKGEDIAKDLTQDVFIRFIRALPTYQSEGRVLNYLYKISSHVCYSYYKRFRGHLLLEDELVEDKHIDVHETIMKQFEEDALKKAIYQLKPVQQDVIILKYIEQYTFKEIASIYNLSVSTIKSRHYQALIKLKKILEGDDENEY, encoded by the coding sequence ATGAAGGAAAAATATTATATTAAGCGCATCCAAAAAGGTGATCACCGTGCTCTTGATGAATTCATAGAAATTCTTTATCCTCAGGTTTATGCTTTTATTGATCGTAAAGTTAAAGGTGAAGATATTGCAAAGGATTTAACGCAGGATGTTTTTATACGTTTTATTCGTGCTTTACCTACATATCAAAGTGAAGGAAGGGTTTTAAATTATTTGTATAAAATATCAAGTCATGTTTGTTATAGCTATTATAAGCGTTTTAGAGGTCATCTATTATTAGAGGATGAATTGGTTGAAGATAAGCATATTGATGTTCATGAAACAATTATGAAACAGTTTGAAGAAGATGCTTTAAAAAAAGCAATTTATCAATTAAAGCCCGTTCAACAAGATGTTATTATTTTGAAATATATTGAACAATATACTTTTAAAGAAATTGCCTCTATCTATAATTTGAGTGTTTCAACAATTAAATCAAGACATTATCAGGCACTTATAAAACTAAAAAAAATACTAGAAGGAGATGATGAAAATGAATATTGA
- a CDS encoding ABC transporter permease, with translation MKRLIISESKKLWKGRKIWISVVGIVLLSVYMCFQVYYSHDELQPILYSLKNEQGKIIDVMDLIRDRDQIIHQYAGIWNQEKENLIIKDLKERLAQYPRNQLDNQAMENEYGPNYMMYLKKEETVGLNEADIEQITNEIGKVPNYLGEGENILLRRIYTNDSYRQYLSYIYTGNFMFHENFDENIFDEWNTYLISPTVEKVKEENWEYESVSQNLNLSITQRNIYQDYLMDQIKQLPKQYDSGLPNQYMLAALSEVLLLPLFVVIILLANIFSIEKEQKTDQIIYPTSASQRKITIAKLLSGYFFAIGLMLLPILIVYMFSTIVFPIHCWDLLVTLLDFKSIDLLIPTTYLTLLINAILLSLISTIAIATLTMFLSYFMKNRFVVIVMMFVFMLVGMVTSVIYIQADWFHIFSFSHPFCMVLYQSYFSQTSMLWGMPIDFGVPYLFNETMVIPVRWIVMGGWVILSLFLSSWIYINSRKILLLKFSQT, from the coding sequence ATGAAAAGATTAATAATAAGTGAATCAAAAAAATTATGGAAAGGACGAAAAATTTGGATAAGTGTTGTTGGTATTGTATTGTTAAGCGTTTATATGTGCTTTCAGGTCTACTATTCTCATGATGAACTCCAACCAATTTTATATAGTCTCAAAAATGAGCAGGGAAAGATTATAGACGTTATGGATTTGATTAGAGATAGAGATCAGATAATACATCAATATGCAGGTATATGGAACCAAGAAAAAGAAAATCTCATCATTAAAGATTTAAAGGAAAGATTAGCTCAGTACCCAAGAAATCAATTAGATAATCAAGCAATGGAAAATGAATATGGGCCAAATTATATGATGTATTTAAAAAAAGAAGAAACAGTTGGTTTAAATGAAGCAGATATTGAACAAATAACGAATGAAATAGGAAAGGTTCCCAATTATCTAGGGGAAGGTGAAAATATCCTATTAAGGAGAATTTATACTAATGATTCCTATCGACAATATTTATCTTATATTTATACAGGTAATTTTATGTTTCATGAAAATTTTGATGAAAATATTTTTGATGAATGGAATACCTATCTTATTTCTCCGACAGTAGAAAAAGTAAAAGAAGAAAATTGGGAGTATGAAAGTGTAAGTCAAAATCTAAACTTATCAATAACTCAACGAAATATTTATCAGGATTATTTGATGGATCAAATTAAGCAGTTACCTAAACAATATGATAGTGGACTTCCTAATCAATATATGCTTGCTGCATTATCAGAGGTTTTGTTGTTACCTTTATTTGTTGTAATTATTTTATTAGCGAATATATTTTCTATTGAAAAAGAGCAAAAAACTGATCAAATCATCTATCCAACAAGTGCTTCTCAACGTAAAATAACAATTGCAAAACTTTTATCAGGATATTTCTTTGCGATTGGTCTTATGTTATTGCCTATACTTATTGTTTACATGTTTTCAACCATTGTTTTTCCAATTCATTGTTGGGATTTATTGGTGACATTGTTAGATTTTAAAAGTATTGATTTACTGATTCCAACAACTTATCTAACATTATTAATAAATGCTATTCTACTGAGTCTTATTTCAACTATTGCAATTGCAACATTAACTATGTTCTTATCTTACTTTATGAAGAATCGATTTGTTGTGATTGTTATGATGTTTGTATTTATGTTAGTAGGAATGGTGACATCTGTCATATATATACAAGCGGACTGGTTTCATATTTTTAGTTTTTCACATCCTTTTTGTATGGTTCTCTATCAGTCTTATTTTTCACAAACAAGTATGTTATGGGGAATGCCCATTGATTTTGGTGTTCCATATCTTTTTAATGAAACAATGGTTATACCAGTCCGTTGGATTGTTATGGGAGGATGGGTTATTTTATCATTGTTTCTTTCTTCATGGATATATATAAATTCAAGAAAAATATTATTATTAAAATTTTCACAAACTTGA
- a CDS encoding ATP-binding cassette domain-containing protein, which yields MELVLENMNKKYKECYAVKNVNVTLRPGIHALLGANGSGKTTLMRLICGLLKGQGSVHFDDIDMNSEYETFASHLGYMPQHFGYYPHYTVKEFLEYMAIVKNLNSDYSQKRIQLLSEKLGLSDKLNQKMKTLSGGMLRRVGIIQSLLNEPDILILDEPTAGLDPKERIIFRNLIASLSTSTIVLLSTHIVSDIESIADDILIMKEGEIIMHGAYDELLKIIDGKVWEVNVPHQDAALFMSKYRVVRSHHVANQVNMRIVSDHQPHPDALSVSPDLDDLYLYYFAEEMPYETSHKK from the coding sequence ATGGAATTAGTCTTAGAAAATATGAATAAAAAATATAAAGAATGTTATGCTGTTAAAAATGTTAATGTTACTTTAAGACCAGGGATACATGCTCTTTTGGGAGCAAATGGAAGTGGAAAAACGACTTTAATGAGATTGATCTGTGGACTGTTGAAAGGACAGGGTTCAGTCCATTTTGATGATATTGATATGAATAGCGAATATGAGACTTTTGCATCACATCTTGGCTATATGCCTCAACATTTTGGATATTATCCTCATTATACAGTAAAAGAGTTTTTAGAATATATGGCAATTGTTAAGAATCTTAATAGTGATTATAGTCAAAAACGAATCCAATTATTGAGTGAGAAACTTGGATTAAGTGATAAGTTAAATCAAAAAATGAAAACTTTATCAGGAGGAATGTTGAGAAGAGTAGGAATTATTCAATCTTTACTCAATGAACCGGATATTTTGATTTTAGATGAACCAACAGCAGGATTGGATCCTAAGGAGCGAATTATTTTTAGAAATTTAATTGCCTCATTATCTACATCAACAATTGTTTTATTATCAACACATATTGTGAGTGATATTGAATCAATTGCAGATGATATTTTAATTATGAAAGAAGGGGAGATTATTATGCATGGTGCTTATGATGAATTATTAAAGATTATTGATGGTAAAGTTTGGGAAGTGAATGTTCCCCATCAAGATGCAGCATTGTTTATGTCAAAATATCGTGTTGTGAGAAGTCATCATGTGGCAAATCAGGTCAATATGCGCATTGTGAGTGACCATCAACCTCATCCTGATGCTTTAAGTGTTTCTCCTGATTTAGATGATTTATATCTTTATTATTTTGCGGAGGAAATGCCTTATGAAACGTCTCATAAAAAGTGA
- a CDS encoding L,D-transpeptidase family protein, which produces MMKKGILILLVSLLVGCAPAKEEQVVLTFKDIDFVEYGSTFETKDCIEKTNGEIEEYPRLDTTLVGKQKLSFVVVKGDQKETFEKEIEVKDTQLPIIELKKQKDEIEYNGQYDALSYLQSVKDPVDGDLKYKKESEVQSSDKMYYTYHSDVNVKKAGTYTIQYRAVDKNGNETQVNLKLSVKAEEKKNEVKASTSQKEKTPPVQKTEPIQENVESKPPKEPQQADYSYVLTSTIAQTKSAQKTNKIVTVTSSSLSSRKAVVQYFVKSGNQWVEKMKVNGQLGKAGMGQGSENSTRTPIGTYHFTHAYGLKNNPGSLMSYTKINEHHYWCGQQYYNQFVDDTIMDHSQCSLSNDEHLMDYPGSYNYFASFNYNSSNVPGVGSAYFLHCSKGSYTMGCVAIPEAKMVYLLQNIDTSTIMIIDQVQKVTNH; this is translated from the coding sequence ATGATGAAGAAGGGAATACTTATTTTATTGGTTAGTTTATTAGTGGGATGTGCACCTGCTAAAGAAGAACAAGTAGTATTAACGTTTAAAGATATTGATTTTGTTGAGTATGGGAGTACTTTTGAAACTAAGGACTGTATTGAAAAAACAAATGGTGAGATTGAAGAGTATCCACGGTTGGATACTACTCTTGTAGGAAAACAGAAATTATCTTTTGTTGTTGTGAAAGGTGATCAAAAAGAAACTTTTGAAAAGGAAATAGAAGTGAAAGATACACAATTACCAATCATTGAACTAAAAAAACAAAAAGATGAAATAGAATATAATGGTCAATATGATGCTTTGAGTTATCTTCAATCAGTGAAAGATCCTGTTGATGGTGATTTAAAGTACAAGAAAGAATCTGAAGTTCAATCTAGTGATAAGATGTATTATACATATCATAGTGATGTGAATGTAAAAAAAGCTGGAACATATACCATTCAATATCGTGCTGTTGATAAAAATGGTAATGAAACTCAAGTTAATTTAAAATTAAGTGTTAAAGCAGAAGAAAAGAAGAATGAAGTCAAAGCATCAACTTCACAAAAAGAAAAGACACCACCAGTTCAAAAGACAGAACCCATTCAAGAGAATGTTGAATCTAAACCACCCAAAGAACCTCAACAAGCAGATTATTCATATGTTTTAACAAGCACCATAGCTCAAACAAAAAGTGCTCAAAAGACAAATAAAATTGTTACTGTTACATCTTCATCTTTAAGTTCAAGAAAAGCAGTTGTGCAATATTTTGTGAAAAGTGGGAATCAATGGGTTGAAAAAATGAAGGTTAATGGACAATTAGGTAAAGCAGGTATGGGGCAGGGAAGTGAAAATTCTACGAGAACACCTATTGGAACATATCATTTTACACATGCATATGGTCTAAAAAATAATCCAGGTAGTTTAATGTCATATACAAAAATTAATGAGCATCATTATTGGTGTGGGCAACAGTATTATAATCAGTTTGTTGATGATACGATTATGGATCATAGCCAATGTTCTTTATCAAATGATGAACATTTAATGGATTATCCAGGCAGTTATAATTATTTTGCATCATTTAACTACAATTCTTCCAATGTCCCAGGTGTTGGATCAGCTTATTTCCTTCATTGTTCTAAAGGAAGTTATACAATGGGATGCGTAGCTATTCCAGAAGCAAAGATGGTTTATCTTTTACAAAATATTGATACATCAACAATAATGATTATTGATCAAGTTCAAAAAGTGACTAATCATTAA
- a CDS encoding ABC transporter permease — protein MKRLIKSELVKLLKSRTHLILIILLTLSTVILTYLSFKDYGRLYDDLKYYENFSGDKIDSISAAKIVDETLHQYAGKWSENTYQQIKKDYLQLVSKYPRQIINDEAMKKVYGDNYKPIMDKSLAGELTEDEFEHYMSTVDASRGYSLYGDEEGHCHIQLYYNEDGIYHLLSLIYTSPYFVEENDASQTFDTVWEENDYIFKHGEQLVKDNYSYENSNSQQLILQDYLISQVHKLPQTFDSVVPNNLFLKALRNILWAPLFVVIILLANVFGIEKQYKMDEIIYPTSSSKHQITIAKLITGTCLGIGIVWLQLLVCFLVSSFILPIHTWNIVIINMASSFFIDWGQMYIPYTYLTVVVFCFLLTTVGSFAISLITLGISYLTKSRFIVVIVMTVFIVLSWFIKRMTFIPTLLKTFMPFNMLSFLDYFYGYTAEQGYPYFIFHNSVIPYRTIVIVGWSLIGILIVWMLIRQARKPAID, from the coding sequence ATGAAACGTCTCATAAAAAGTGAACTAGTAAAGTTGTTGAAAAGTAGGACACATCTCATCTTGATTATCTTATTAACATTATCAACAGTTATTCTTACGTATTTATCATTTAAAGACTATGGTCGACTATATGATGATTTAAAATACTATGAAAATTTTTCTGGTGATAAAATCGACTCAATAAGTGCTGCGAAGATTGTTGATGAAACATTGCATCAATATGCTGGAAAATGGTCAGAGAATACATATCAACAGATAAAAAAAGATTATTTACAGCTTGTTTCAAAGTATCCTCGTCAAATCATTAATGATGAGGCTATGAAAAAAGTATATGGTGATAATTATAAACCAATTATGGATAAATCATTAGCAGGCGAATTAACAGAAGATGAGTTTGAGCATTACATGTCAACAGTAGATGCGTCTAGAGGATATAGTTTGTATGGTGATGAAGAGGGACATTGTCATATTCAACTTTATTATAATGAAGATGGGATTTATCATTTATTATCTTTGATTTATACATCACCTTATTTTGTAGAAGAAAATGATGCAAGCCAAACGTTTGATACTGTTTGGGAAGAAAATGATTATATTTTCAAACATGGAGAACAGTTAGTAAAAGATAATTATTCTTATGAAAACTCCAATTCACAGCAACTTATTCTACAAGATTATTTGATATCACAAGTTCATAAATTACCTCAAACATTTGATAGTGTTGTTCCTAATAACTTATTTTTAAAAGCGTTAAGAAATATTTTATGGGCACCATTATTTGTTGTCATTATTCTATTGGCTAATGTCTTTGGCATTGAAAAACAGTATAAGATGGATGAGATTATTTATCCTACAAGTTCTTCTAAACATCAAATAACAATTGCGAAACTCATTACAGGAACTTGTTTAGGTATAGGAATTGTATGGCTACAACTCCTTGTATGTTTTCTTGTTTCATCTTTCATTCTACCTATTCATACATGGAATATCGTCATCATAAATATGGCTTCTTCTTTTTTTATAGATTGGGGTCAGATGTATATTCCTTATACTTACTTAACTGTCGTAGTATTCTGTTTTCTATTGACAACAGTAGGAAGTTTTGCTATTTCATTAATAACTTTGGGAATTTCATATTTAACGAAGAGCCGTTTTATTGTTGTGATTGTGATGACTGTTTTTATAGTATTAAGTTGGTTTATCAAGAGAATGACATTTATACCTACATTATTGAAAACGTTTATGCCATTTAATATGTTATCTTTCTTAGATTATTTTTATGGTTATACTGCTGAGCAAGGATATCCATATTTCATTTTTCATAATAGTGTTATTCCCTATCGTACAATTGTGATTGTTGGGTGGAGTCTGATAGGTATACTCATTGTTTGGATGCTGATTAGACAAGCACGTAAACCAGCTATTGATTAG